In Gemmobacter sp., the sequence CCGCTTCGATCATGCGCTGGAACTCGGGGCGGCGGTCGTTGGTTGCCGATGCGCCCGGCTCGACGAAGGTTTCCACAAGCTGATAGCCGCGAGACTTCGCAATAGGCTTCGCCCTGCCGCTTCTGGTCGGGGATCGACACGTCATGCTCGGCCTGCCGCGCCGTCGAGACGCGCAGATAGAGCGCGGCGCGCAGGGCGACGCGCGGGGAATGAATGTTCATTACCGGCCTCCTTTCGCCACGCGGCGGTCGAGCAAGGGCAACGCCAGTTCAACACGGTCATGGACAACCTTGGGCGCGAGCTTGCGGCCTTCCTTCTCCAAGCGGACAAGGCCGTAGCTCTCCATCGTCTTCATGGTGCGCGACAGGTTGGATAAGGCCCGGCCGGTGATCTCCGAAAGTTCCTCCAGCGAGGCCGGGGCCTTCTCGGCGATAACGCGCAGCAGTTCGCGGTTGCCGGCCGACAGCACCTTGGCGAAGGATTCGGTCGATGTGAACCACACCTTCGGATCGCCGGGCGCGGGCTTTTCCTCGCCCTTGGCGATCCGCATGGTGCGGGCCTTCATCTCGTCGTAGTCGGCAATCCCGACTTTCAATGTGGTCATGTTACGCCTCGCTCTTTCAACACCGCATCCACCGCCTGCCAGAAGTCGGCCAGCAGCGTGGCCGCATCCTCGTAGGCGTAGGGCTTCACGGTTTGGAGGCGGTGCCGATGGTCCATCGGCTTGCCCCTCCTGCCTTGGCCGACCGGATGGGCGTTATCGAAGCCGACCAGCCGTTCGCCCGAAGGCCCGTGAAGCGTGAGCGAGTAATCGAGGCCGTGCGGCTTCTCCGGCGATACCGGAACGCGGGTGACGACGAACTTCACCCAATGGCCGCCCTCGGGATCGACAACGAGCACCTGACCGTCGAGGTCCAGAAGCGTGTCGAGGCTCGGGTCACGATCCTCGCTCATGACTTATCCTTATCACTGTCTGATAAGTGTGACAAGGATTTGTTTTCGGCTTCAAGGTCGATTGGGCCGAACAGCCGGTCGAGCACGTCGCCGAAATACCGCTCGAAGATTTGCAGTTCTTCCTCGGTGATCGGCACCTTCTCGGGCCAGTCGTCGAAGACAGGCAACGACTCCACATCGACGATGCGAAGCGGGGACCTACGGCGTTCCCGGCCGTCCGGCGTGGGTTCGTCGGCATAGTCGAAAAGATCGTCGGGAAGTGTCTCGGGGGTCGGCTGTCGCGGTCGCCCTTTGCGGGCGCGGCGGCGCTCTGCGCACATGGAATCCTCCTTGGTGCTGGTGGATTCCGGGGCGCTCAAGGCCCCGGAATTAAGCGAACCATGGAGGGCAGTCGGCGGCCTGTAGCGTGCCGCATTTGCGCCCGTGCGCTGGCGGCACCCCTGCCGGGATAGGACTTAGCTTGTGGCTCGCCGAGCCTTGGCAAACGCGCGATCCGTGGCGATGAACCGCTCCAGCATAGGCACGATGAGCTTGATGGGATCGGTGACGGGCCTGCCGGTTTCACGGGTCAGCACCTCGGCATAGTCGATCAGATCGCGGTTGAGCGTTGCGGGCAGCTCCAACGTGACCTTCACGGGCTTGTCGTCGGGCAGCGGGCCGAGTTTCAGCTTGGTCATGGTCAACCTCCTGC encodes:
- a CDS encoding helix-turn-helix domain-containing protein; the protein is MWFTSTESFAKVLSAGNRELLRVIAEKAPASLEELSEITGRALSNLSRTMKTMESYGLVRLEKEGRKLAPKVVHDRVELALPLLDRRVAKGGR
- a CDS encoding toxin-antitoxin system TumE family protein, with amino-acid sequence MSEDRDPSLDTLLDLDGQVLVVDPEGGHWVKFVVTRVPVSPEKPHGLDYSLTLHGPSGERLVGFDNAHPVGQGRRGKPMDHRHRLQTVKPYAYEDAATLLADFWQAVDAVLKERGVT
- a CDS encoding DUF2274 domain-containing protein — encoded protein: MTKLKLGPLPDDKPVKVTLELPATLNRDLIDYAEVLTRETGRPVTDPIKLIVPMLERFIATDRAFAKARRATS